TTCGCGCCGGTCGTGGCAGCGGCCCTGCCGCAGGTGCCCGCGAGCATGGCGGCGGGGTTCGGGCTCTTCGTGGCCGGAAGTTCCGGGCTGGCGCTTGTGGCTTTCGTGGGGGCAGGGCTGCTTAGGCTGCTTGCCCGCGGGCGTGGCCCGGTGGACGGCCCGGCAATCTAACCGGACGCCAGCCTTAGCCAGCCGTACAGCCGCGGATGTCCACCATCCTGTCACGGCCCAACACCGAAATGCGCAGCTCGGAGCGGTCCAGCACGAAGGGCTGGCCGCTCTCGGCGACCATCTCGGCACTGGCCGTAAGCGTGCCGCCCTTGCGGCTGTTCTCGGTTTCCGAAATCCAGACTGAAGCATCACGCAACTCGAAAACGGTGATCTCTTCGCCCCCGGCGGAAGGCATGGTGATCTCTGCCGTCACACGCAGCCCGTCCTCGATCGGCGCGATGCGGCAGGTGACGCCTGCCACCCCTGCCTGTTTCGCCGTCATCGGTTGCGTGGCCAGCGCGGCGGTGATCGCCGGTTCGGGCAATGTCGTTTTCGGCATCTCGCCCTGAATGTTGAGCGTCACCGGGATGCAGACATCCTCGCAGACGCCGATTTCCAGCCGCCCGCGCAGGGTGATCGGCGCACTTGGGTCATGTGGGGTCAGCCGCAGAGGGAAGACGACCTCCCCGGTGTAGCCAATCACGCGCATCCCGTTTTGATGCGAGACTTCGGGCCTAGGCCAGTAGGTCGCCAGACCGGCGATATTCTGGGACGCGCCAAGCGTG
The sequence above is drawn from the Pseudoruegeria sp. SHC-113 genome and encodes:
- a CDS encoding protein-disulfide reductase DsbD domain-containing protein, which translates into the protein MSRSRFSFAAALRCAAVALALASPAKAQVLAANEAVQADFLPGWRAEDGSHMAGIRLRLAPGWKTYWRAPGDAGIPPRLTLGASQNIAGLATYWPRPEVSHQNGMRVIGYTGEVVFPLRLTPHDPSAPITLRGRLEIGVCEDVCIPVTLNIQGEMPKTTLPEPAITAALATQPMTAKQAGVAGVTCRIAPIEDGLRVTAEITMPSAGGEEITVFELRDASVWISETENSRKGGTLTASAEMVAESGQPFVLDRSELRISVLGRDRMVDIRGCTAG